From Sandaracinaceae bacterium:
TGACAAGACCCCTCGGCCCTCGACGCGCGACTCGGCGTCACTCCTCCTCGAAATACTCGAGGTATTCCTCGTCGTCGTTCCTTGATTCGCGCGCCGATGGCTCGCGGGGTTTTGCCAATCACTGCTGATCCGGGTGACTAGCAGCCCGTTGAAGAACCTCGCTCCTCGTCTCTCGGGCGGGACGGCCCGCCTCTCGGCCCGTGTCTCCTCGAAAATGCTGAAGCATTTCCTCGTCGCCCCGAACCGAGAATCGGGCCGTCGCGCTCCGAGATCCTTCGGGCTCGGTACTTCAACGGGCTGCTGGGCCGTGCGTCGGCTCGTCATCGCTTGGCTCTTCGTGTGTTCTGCGCTGCCCTCGGTCGCCGAGGCGCAGCGCGCCGGGCCGCGGATCGCGCTCGGCGGTGACGTGCTCTACGACGGCCCGCTGGACTATCAGCTGCGCCGCCGGGCGCGCGTGGTGGGGCGCGCGCAGGCGTACCGGGAGGTCTTCGCCGACCTGACCCCGACGCTCTCGGGCGCGGACTTCGCGCTCGTGAACCTGGAGTCGCCGGTGTCGGATCGCTACCGCGAGCGTGGCTCCGAGGCGGCGGTGTTCAGCGCGCCGGACGACTTCCTCGACGCGCTCCGGGGCGCGGGGGTCGACGCGGTCACCATCGCGAACAACCACGCCTACGACCAGGGCACGCGCGGCCTCGCCAACACGCTCGCCGCGTCCGAGGCCCACGCGATGCCGATGGTCGGCGCCGGTGAGGACGCGGCCGAGGCGGCGCGCGCGCGCATCGTGGAGATCGACGGCGCGCGCATCGCCATCGCGGCGTGGACCGAGGGCTCGAACCACCGACCGCAGGCGGACGAGGCGAGCGCGCCCCGCATCGCGTTCCTGCGCGACGGCACCCTCGCCGAGAGCCTCCGGCGAGCCCGCGGCGAAGCGAGCCTGGTGATCGCCGTGTTCCACTGGATCCGCGAAGACCTCACGCGCCCTCGCCCGATCATGCGGCGGATCGCGCGCGAGGCGGCCGAAGCGGGCGCGGATCTCGTGGTCGGGCACGGCACCCACGTGCCCGGCTCGACCGAGCGGCTGCGGACGGCGGACGGACGCGAGGTCACGGTGCTCTACTCGCTCGGGAACCTGCTCGCCGCGATGGACGAGCCGGCCGGCACGCTGCTCAGCCGCGAGGTCGGCGTGCGCGACGCGCCGCTCGCGCTCGTCCAGACCGAGTGGCGCGGGGACCGCCTCACGGTGCGCCGGCTCGAGGTGCGTCACCACTGGATCGCGCGGCCGCTCGGTCGCGCGCCGTGGCTCGAGGGAGGCGCGCTCGCGGTCTCTCGCCCGGTCTCGATCGACGCGGAGCTGACCCGCCTCTCCGCCGCGGCGTGCGGTCGCCAGTGCGACCTGCGCGCGGAGGCCTACCGGCGCCGGGTGTCGCTCATCGACGCGGCGATGTCGCCCGTGGACGCCCCGACGCCGCCGCCCGTGCTCGCGGCCCTGACGCCGCCGCGCCCCGCCCGCGTCACCCCGTCGCGGGACCGCGCGCGCGTCCCGAGACGGAGCGCGCCGCGCCAGACCGTCCCCGACTCTGATCCGCGGCTCGCCCCCTACCTCCGCGGCGCGGAGCTCCGCGCACGCTTCGCGCCCGGCGTGGCGCGGGAAGCCTCGATCGACGAGCGCGCGGTCGGGCGGCTCGCCGCGCTCCTGCGAGAAGATCGGAGCCTGCGCGTGGAGGTGATCGCCTACGCCGAAGCGCCGGACGGCGCGAGGCTCGCCGCGCTGCGCGCGCGCCGCGTGAAGGGCCTCATCGCGATGCGCGGCCCGTCGCGCTCGCGCTTCCGGCACCGCGGCGCGGTGGGCCGTCCGCGGATCGTCGTCCGGCTCTATCGCTGACGGCGGCGCCAGCGACCGATGTGCTCCATGCCCTCGCGCCCCGGGTGGCTCCGCGTGACGGGCTCGAGGCGGATCGGCTCCCACCTCGGCTCGAGCAGCGCTCGCACGTGCTCGGGCTTCAACGGGAAGGGCGGCCCCTCCCCGCGCGGCGGCGCGTCCACGGCCGGGAAGATGAGCGTGACGAGCTCCCCCTCCGGCGCGACGAGCGCGTCCATCTTCGCGGCCCAGGTCTCGCGCTCGCCCGGGTGGATGGCGCAAAGAAACGTGTAATCCCAGACGAGGTCGTACGGCGCCTCGGGCCGGTGGGCGAAGAAGTCCTCGGTCTGGATGCGCGCCCGGTCCGCGCCGATGCCCTTCTCGGCCCGAAGGTCGGCGAAGCGCGTCGCCGCGGTCGGCGCGAGGTCGAGCCCCACCACCTCTCGATCCTCGGCCGCGAGCGTGAAGACGTCCCAGCCCGCGCCGCAACCGGGCACGAGCGCGCGCCCCCTCGGGAGCTCACCGCGCTCGACCAGCTCCACGAGGATCGGCGGCGAGCCGCCCGCGTCCCACCCCGTGCGGCCCTCACGCCACGCCTTCTCCCACGTCATGGCGTCAACGGAGCTGGATGGGCGCGGTGGAGAGCGAGGGCCCGACGCTCCCGCTCGTGCGCATCGGCGCGTTGGGCGGGCCGGAGCCGTCGCGGGTCCGGTAGACGACGCAGCCCGCGCCGCCGCCGCCGCCGCCCCCGTTCGAGCCGCCCTGCGTGCGGTCGGTGCCGGCCTCTCCGTCGAGCGCCGCGCCTCCGCCGCCGTCGCCGCCGTTGCCCCCGTAGCGGAAGCCGCCGCCGCCGCCGCCCGCCGCGCGGCCGAGCGTCATCGCGCCCTCCGCGCCGTCCTCGCCCGCGCGGCTCTCGCCGCCCGCGCCGCCGCCGCCGCCGCCCGAGGTGGTGACCCCGGATCCGTCGCCGAGCGTGATCGACGGCGCCTCCAGCAAGATCGCGCCGCCGCTGCCGCCGCCGCCGCCCGCGCCCCAGTTGGTGTAGCGGTCGTCGTTGCCCGCGCCCTGCCCGGCGCCGCCGCCCGCGAGCACGAAGCCCTGCACCTCGATCGAGCCGCGCGCGCTGATCTGCACCGCGCCGCCGCCGGCCCCGCCGAGGCCCGTGTTGCCCTCCGGCGTGCTGCCAGGCCCGCCCGACGAGCCGCGCCCGCCTTCGCCGAGCCCGCCGCCGCTCCCCGCGCGGAGCGGGATGAGGAACGCGGCGGAGACCGCGCCGCCGCCCGCCCCGCCGGACGCGTCGTCGCCGGTGCCGCCTTCACCGCCCGCGCCGCAGCCGCCGCCTCCGCCGCCGCCGCCGTCGTCATAGGTGCCCACGTGATCGCCGCCCTCACCGGGCGACGCGCCCGCGCCGTCGGGCATGCTGGGCAGGCCCCCGCGACCTCCGCCCGGGCCGGGCGTGGGTCCACGCGCGCTGACGTCGAGGGCGGCCTCGGCCTCGATGAGCACGTCCCCGTCGGCCATGATCACCAGGGGCCGCGCGCCGCGCACCACCAGGGCCGAGCGGCTGCGGATCACGAAGTCACCCACCGAGATCACGCAGACCTGGCTCCCGTCCGCCTGCGTCTGCACCCGCGAGGGCGCCATGCGCGCCATGCACTCGGTGGTGTCGAAGAAGAGCGGCTCGCCCGCCGTCTCCACGACGAGATCCGGCGCGTCGGCGAGCCAGAGGGTCGCGGGCACGTTCGAGGGCACCATCTCCGCGCAGCGCGGCTCCCCCGAGGGCGCGCAGCCGAGCAAGCAAACTTCCGTGCCCTCGCACGTCGTGACCACGTCTTCGGTGCAGCGCGGCTCGAGCGCGCAGCCGGCGTCGGTGGGGGGCGGCACGTCGGCGTCTTCCGGCGGCGGGACGTCCGCGTCGTCGGGCGGGGGCACGTCGGCGTCGCGGACGGGATCCACGCCCCCGTCCATCAACCGCGGTGGACCGGAGTCGCTCGTCCCACCGAGACGCTCGGGGTCGGGACCGATGATCGAGCTGCACCCACCGAGGGCGACGAGCATGCTCGAGAGGAGCGAGAACGAAAGCCACCGCATGAGGACATCTTTGCACTCACGCGACGCCGCGAGAAGGGCCTACCAGGGCAGGACTTCGCCGTTCGCGTGCCAGAACGTCCCGCTCGTCTCCGGCGTGAGCGCGTCGATGCGGGCCCAGAGCTGCGAGGCGGCCTCGGCCGGCTCGACGTTCCCGTTCTTGCCGGTCATCTCGGTGCGCACGAAGCCCGGGTGCAAGATGGCCACCGCGACGCCGCGATCCTTCAGGTCGTGCGAGAGCGAGACGCCGGCCATGTTCACCGCCGCCTTGCTCATGCGGTAGCCGTAGCGGCCGCCGCTCGTGTTGTCCGCGATCGAGCCCATGCGGCTGGTGACGATGGCGAGCTTGCTCGGGTTCTTCATCTTCGGCGCGAGCGCCGCGCTCACGCGCAGCGGCCCGAGCGCGTTGACCTCGAGCTGCTTCCGGATGGAGTCGAAGTCGAGATCCTCGAGTGACTCGTTCTTCAGGATGCCGGCGTTGTTGATGAGCACGTCGACTCCGTCGAGCCGCCCGGCGAGCTTCTTCAGCGCGGCGTCGTCGGTGACGTCCACCCCTGCTTCGATGCGCACGTCGAGCGCCTTCAGCGCCTCGCTCGGCTCGCGACAGACGGCGATGACTTCGTTCCCTGCCGCGCGCTGCTTGGCGAGCTCGAGCCCGATGCCGCGGTTGGCGCCCGTGATGACGATCTTGGCCATGGCGCCGACCCTAGGACCGCGAGCGGGAGATCGAAACCCCTCCTTTTCAGTCCCCCCCGGACGCAGTAGTCATCGCTCATGGTCGACCTCCCGACGCCGCTCATCTCCCCCGAGGCGCTCCTCGCGCGGGGGCTCGGATCCGTGCTCCTCCTCGACGCGCGCGGCGGCCCCGACGCGGCCGAGCGCTACCTCGCGGCGCACATCGAGGGCGCGCGCTTCGTCGACCTCGAGCGCGATCTCAGCGGCGACACGTCCCACCCGGAGCAGGGCGGCCGTCACCCGCTGCCTCCTGTCCGCCGGTGGGCGGAGCGAGTCGGCCAGTGGGGCATCGATCCTTCGACCCCGGTCGTGATCTACGACGACCGGGGCGGCGCGCTCGCGGCCGCTCGGTGCTGGTGGATGCTCCGCGCGATCGGTCACGAGCCGGTCGCGGTGCTCGACGGTGGGCTCGCCGCGGCGCAGGCGGCCGGGTTGCCCATCTCGCACAAGGACGACCGCGGCACCGTGCAGCCTCGCGGCCCCTACCCCGCCGACGCGTGGCTTCGCCCGCTCGTGGACGTCGAGGCGGTGGAGCGCGCGCTGGCCGACCCGAGCTGGCGCGTGATCGACGTGCGCGCGCGGGCCCGCTATCGGGGCGACGAGGAGCCCCTCGATCCGGTCGGCGGCCACATCCCGGGCGCCGTCGGCCTGCCGCTGACGGATCACCTCGGCGATGACGGACGGTTCCTCTCGCCGGAGTCGCTGCGGGCGATGTACGGGAGCACCGCCCCCGGAGGCGCCGCGCCGGAGCGCACCATCCTGAGCTGCGGCTCCGGGGTCACCGCCTGCCACACCCTGCTCGCGTTCGAGGCGGCGGGGCTCGAGGGCGCGCCGCTCTACGTCGGGAGCTTCAGCGAGTGGTCGCGGAGCGGGCGCGAGGTGAAGACGGGCGACCTTCCTTGACCCTCGTCCGACCGACCTACTGGGGCGGCATGCCCTTCGACTTCCGCGCGCCGCCCGAGCGCGCCCGCGTGGCCCCGGTGAAGCTCCGCACGCAGGACCTCCGCGAGGTGCGCGGGCTCCGCTGGTCGCCGCCGGACGGCGGGCGAGCGGGCGTGCTGATCATGCACCCACGCGTGGACTTCACCCGGCACTACGCCATCCCGCGCCTGGTCGACGCGGGCTTCGACGTGCTCGCCCTCAACAGCCGCAGCCCCAACGACGACACGGACACCGTGCACGAGGAGCTGGTGCTGGACGTGGCGGCCGGCGTCGACGCCCTCCGGGCCGACCACGCCAAGGTCGCGCTCTTCGGCAACTCGGGCGGCGGCTCGCTCATGGCGCTCCATCAGCGCGAGGCGTCGAGGCCGCCGGCCGAGCGTCTGGCCAGGTACGCCTGGGGGGCGCCGACCGCGCTGCCGCGGGTCACGCTGCAGCCCGCCGACGCGCTGGTGCTGGTCGCGGCGCACCGGGGCGAGGGACACGTGTTGCTGCGCAGCATCGATCCCTCGGTGGTCGACGAGACCGACCCCGTCGCGACGGATCCCGCGCTGGACATGTACGCGCCCGAGAACGGCTTCCGGCCCCCGCCCGAGGAGGCGCGCTACGACGCGGGCTTCGTCCGCCGGTACCGAGCCGCGCAGCGGGAGCGGGTCGCGCGGCTCGACGCCTGGGCGCTCGAGCGGCTGGCGGAGGCGAACGACGCGCGGCGCGCGATGAAGGCGCCAGGGTTCGCGTCGCTCTCGCCCGCCCAGCGCCAGACCATCGAGCGCGCGCGTCACACCCGGCACGTGAAGGTCGTCTACCGCACGATGGCCAACCTCGATTACACCGATCTCTCGCTCGACCCGTCCCCGCGCGGCTACGGCTCGCTCCTCAGCGAGCGGCCGGATCTCATGAACCGCGGGCTGCCGGGCTTCGCGCGCACCGTCACCCCGCGCGCCTGGCTGAGCACCTGGTCGGGGCTCTCCTCCCGCGCCGACCTCGCCCTGACCTTGCCCGAGATCGACGTCCCGATCTTCGTCGCCCACGCCGAGCGCGACACGGAGATCTTTCCCCGCTCCGATCGCGCGGTGATCGACGCCGCGATCGCGAGCGAGGATCGCACCACGCTGGTCATCGAGGGCGCGCGGCACTACTTCGAGCCCGAACCCGGCGCGGAGCGCGCGCCGCACGTGGAGGCCCTGATGGACGCGGTCGTGCCCTGGCTCGAGGCGCGCGTGGGATGAGCGCGGGATGACCGAAGCCGAGCTCTGGTCGTACGCCGCGATCTTCGCGGCCGGCGTGGCCGCGGGCTTCATCAACACGATGGCCGGCGGAGGCTCGTTGCTGACGCTGCCCGCCCTGATGCTGCTCGGCATGCCGGCCACCGACGCGAACGGCACCAACCGGCTCGCCGTGGTGACCCAGTCGATGAGCGGCGTGCTCGCCTTCCACCGCGAGGGTCGCCTCGACACCAAGGCCATCGTGCCCGTCGCCGGGCCGACCATCGTCGGCGCGATCGCCGGCTCGTGGGTGGCGGCGATCTCCCCGGACGAGGTGCTGAAGCCCGTGCTCCTCGGCACGCTCCTCGTGGTCGCGCTCCTGATGCTGGTGAAGCCGCACTGGGTCTCGCCGCCCGACGACG
This genomic window contains:
- a CDS encoding sulfurtransferase translates to MVDLPTPLISPEALLARGLGSVLLLDARGGPDAAERYLAAHIEGARFVDLERDLSGDTSHPEQGGRHPLPPVRRWAERVGQWGIDPSTPVVIYDDRGGALAAARCWWMLRAIGHEPVAVLDGGLAAAQAAGLPISHKDDRGTVQPRGPYPADAWLRPLVDVEAVERALADPSWRVIDVRARARYRGDEEPLDPVGGHIPGAVGLPLTDHLGDDGRFLSPESLRAMYGSTAPGGAAPERTILSCGSGVTACHTLLAFEAAGLEGAPLYVGSFSEWSRSGREVKTGDLP
- a CDS encoding sulfite exporter TauE/SafE family protein; protein product: MTEAELWSYAAIFAAGVAAGFINTMAGGGSLLTLPALMLLGMPATDANGTNRLAVVTQSMSGVLAFHREGRLDTKAIVPVAGPTIVGAIAGSWVAAISPDEVLKPVLLGTLLVVALLMLVKPHWVSPPDDEERRPVGPAAMLGLFGAGLYGGFIQAGVGFVLLAVLGGLLRYDAIRGNALKLVCTLLFGVAALAVFVWHDQVRWIPAGVLAVATVIGSQLGVRFAVKTNATVLRGIIFVCVAASCVAAFFK
- a CDS encoding CapA family protein, encoding MRRLVIAWLFVCSALPSVAEAQRAGPRIALGGDVLYDGPLDYQLRRRARVVGRAQAYREVFADLTPTLSGADFALVNLESPVSDRYRERGSEAAVFSAPDDFLDALRGAGVDAVTIANNHAYDQGTRGLANTLAASEAHAMPMVGAGEDAAEAARARIVEIDGARIAIAAWTEGSNHRPQADEASAPRIAFLRDGTLAESLRRARGEASLVIAVFHWIREDLTRPRPIMRRIAREAAEAGADLVVGHGTHVPGSTERLRTADGREVTVLYSLGNLLAAMDEPAGTLLSREVGVRDAPLALVQTEWRGDRLTVRRLEVRHHWIARPLGRAPWLEGGALAVSRPVSIDAELTRLSAAACGRQCDLRAEAYRRRVSLIDAAMSPVDAPTPPPVLAALTPPRPARVTPSRDRARVPRRSAPRQTVPDSDPRLAPYLRGAELRARFAPGVAREASIDERAVGRLAALLREDRSLRVEVIAYAEAPDGARLAALRARRVKGLIAMRGPSRSRFRHRGAVGRPRIVVRLYR
- a CDS encoding methyltransferase domain-containing protein; the encoded protein is MTWEKAWREGRTGWDAGGSPPILVELVERGELPRGRALVPGCGAGWDVFTLAAEDREVVGLDLAPTAATRFADLRAEKGIGADRARIQTEDFFAHRPEAPYDLVWDYTFLCAIHPGERETWAAKMDALVAPEGELVTLIFPAVDAPPRGEGPPFPLKPEHVRALLEPRWEPIRLEPVTRSHPGREGMEHIGRWRRRQR
- a CDS encoding SDR family oxidoreductase, which gives rise to MAKIVITGANRGIGLELAKQRAAGNEVIAVCREPSEALKALDVRIEAGVDVTDDAALKKLAGRLDGVDVLINNAGILKNESLEDLDFDSIRKQLEVNALGPLRVSAALAPKMKNPSKLAIVTSRMGSIADNTSGGRYGYRMSKAAVNMAGVSLSHDLKDRGVAVAILHPGFVRTEMTGKNGNVEPAEAASQLWARIDALTPETSGTFWHANGEVLPW